The genomic interval CGCGCGCCTCGAGGAGCGACGAAGAACATCGCCGCGCTGAGCACGAGCGGCATCGTCGTGGGCCTCCTGTCCGAGCTCACGCGCGCTCGAGCCGGGCCCTCACCCAGTCGATCGCGCGGTCGAGCTCGTCGGGCTTCGTGAAGACCGGTCCGAAGGCCGCGGCCTCGACGGTCTCGCGAGACGACGTGAAAAACGCGATGGGCACGTCGGGCTGCCCCTTGCGGAGGTGCTCCGCCACCACGGTGCCCTTGTCGTCACCGAGGTCGAGGTCGAGGAGCGCGCACGAGAGACCGGTCCCGTCGATCGCGAGCGCCTCGGCCACGGAGCCCACGCACGCAGGCTCGATCCCCGCCTTGCGCAGCTCGCGGAGCAGCGCGTACCGGGCCACGGGAGAGTCGTCGGCGAGGAGGACCTTCATCGGCTGCCGTCCATGATCGACCACCTTTAGGCCATCTCGCGCGGGCGCGCACGTGCTCTCGAACGGCGCACCCGCTCCGATCGGGTGCTCGAGACTTGCGCACCATGAACCTTAGGTCACGTCGACAAGCTTGAAATGACTGCAGTTTCGGCCTGGCACGCCGCGCGCAAAGGGAGAGCGCGCCGGGGTCGTCTCGGCGAGAGGAGCAGGAGCCATGGACGTCACATTTTTCGGGGTTCGCGGGAGCATCGCGTCGCCAGGGGCCGAGACCGCCCGGGTAGGCGGCAACACGAGCACGATCGAGGTGCGCTGCGGGGATCGTCGGATCGTCCTCGACGCGGGGACGGGGCTCCGCGCCCTCGGGCAACGCATGCTCGCCGCGGGCGACGAGCGCAAGCTCACCCTCCTCCTCAGCCACTACCATTGGGATCACATCCAAGGGCTCCCGTTCTTCACCCCGATCTACATGCCCGGCACGGAGATCGAGGTCGTGGGTCAGAAGAGCGGCCTGCTCGGCGTGAGGGACGCGCTCGAGCTCCAGATGGGGGCCCCCGTCTTCCCCGTGCGCTTCGGCGATCTCCCGTCGCGCATCGTGCCGAGGGAGGTGCGCCCGCGCGAGCAGTTCGACGTCGGGGAGGCGCGCGTCCGTGTGGCTCGTGGCAATCATCCGGGCGGCGTGCTCGCGTACCGCATCGATTTCGGCGGAGCGAGCCTCGTCTACGCGACCGACACCGAGCACTACGCGTGTCTCGATCCCGAGCTCTTCGCGCTCGCCGAAGGCGCGACGATGCTCGTCTACGACGCGCAATACACCGAGGCCGAGTACCGCGCCAAAGTGGGGTGGGGGCACTCGACCAACGTGGCGGCGGCGGAGCTCGCGCGCGCCTCGGGGGTCGAGCAGCTCGTGCTCTTTCATCACGATCCGACGCGCGACGATGCGGGGGTCGCGGCCATGGAAGCGGAGACCCAGGGGCTCTTCGCGGCTACGGTGGCGGCGCGTGAGGGGGCGACCTTTCGCCTCGGCCGGGGAGGCTCGCCGAGGAAGCTCGTCGCGTGACGATGCCTTCGACCGGGTGTGAATCGGGGCGCGGCTCGGGTAATCGTACCCAGGTGTCGCGCCATCTCTCGCTCCTCGTCGATCTCGCCGCGCTCCTCGGTCGCGAGGTCGACCTCGACGCCATCCTGCGGAGCGCCTGCGAGCGCGTGGCCGACGCCCTCGGCGCCGAGCGCGCCACCGTGTGGCTCGTAGACGCCGATCGCGGGGACCTCGTGAGCCGCGTCGCGCTCATGGCCGACCTCTCGTCGATGCGGCTCCCGCTCGGGCGTGGCATCGCGGGCTGGGTCGCCGAGCGTGGCGAGTCGGCGCGCGTGGCGCGGGCCGCAGACGACCCGCGATTCTCCTCTCAAGTTGATGAAAAGACGGGGTTTTTGACGGAGGCGGTGCTCGCCGTTCCCATCCGTGAGGAGCCCGCCGCGCCCGTGCGTGGCGTGCTCCAAATCCTGAACCGCAAGGGCGGGGGACCTTTCGACGAGGACGACGAGCGGACACTCACGGTGCTCGCGCGCGAGCTCGGTCGCGCCCTCGCCATGACGACCCTGCGCGCGCGGGACGCTGCGGCTCGAGGCGTGACGCTGCGCGGGCCCATCAACCGCATCGTCGGGACGAGCCCCGCGCTCCTTCGCGTGTACGAGAAGGTGGCGCTCGCCGCCAAGACCCCCGCGCACGTGCTCCTGCGCGGCGAGACCGGCACTGGCAAGGGCCTCTTCGCCCGCGCGATCCACGCGAACTCGGCCCGTCAGGCGCGGCCGTTCGTCGTCGTCGATTGCACGACGTTGCCGCCGACGCTCGTCGAGAGCGAGCTCTTCGGTCACGAGCGCGGCGCGTTCACGGGCGCCGATCGCCGCGTCTTGGGCAAGGTGGAGCAGGCCTCCGGCGGGACGCTCTTCCTCGACGAGATCGGGGACCTCACGCTCGAGAGCCAGGGCAAGCTCCTGCGCTTCCTTCAAGAGAACGCGTACGAGCGCGTGGGCGGACGGGAGACCCTCCGGACCGACGCGCGCATCGTGGCGGCGACGCACAGAGACCTCGAGAGGCTCGTGGCCGAAGGGCGCTTTCGGCAGGATCTCTACTATCGAATCCGTGTGGTCGAGATCGAGATGCCGCCGCTCCGCGATCGCGGACGGGACGAGACCGTCGAGCTCGGGCGCCACTTCGCCGAGACGTTCGCACGGGTCTACGAGCGGCCGCGGCCCGTGTTCGACCCGGCGTTCGAGGCGTGGCTCGGCACGCACACGTTCCCGGGAAATGTGCGCGAGCTCGAGCACGCGGTCGAGAGCGCCGTCGCTCTGTCTCCGGACGGGGTGCTGCGGCTCCCGGACGAGCCACGCCGTGACGGCGCGCGCGAGGCGTCCTCCGCGACGGGGGCCGAGGCTCACGTCGCGCTCGCGCAAGGCCTCCGGCTCGACGAGGTCTCGAGGCGCTACGCGGAGGCCACGCTCGCCCGTGTGGGTGGGAACAAGTCCGAGGCCGCGCGCCATCTCGGGGTGTCCCGCAATACGCTCGCGCGCCTCTTGGAGGCGAAAAAGACGAAATGAATCAAAGGTTTCGCTCGGTGCTCACCGTGCGCGCCCCGGGCTGTGCCCGGAGGTGGACGAGCACCGTGCGTGTCTCGGCCTCGTAGAACCACGCGCTCTCGGCGGCGTCGAAATCGGCGCGTGAGGCCGCCGCGACGATCGGTGTCGTCCCCTCGAGCACTCTCGCCGGCGCGGCGTCGGCGCGAATGCGCAGCGCGAGCGGGGCAGGGCTCCGCGAGACGGAGGTGACGCTGCCTTGCGC from Myxococcales bacterium carries:
- a CDS encoding sigma-54-dependent Fis family transcriptional regulator; translated protein: MPSTGCESGRGSGNRTQVSRHLSLLVDLAALLGREVDLDAILRSACERVADALGAERATVWLVDADRGDLVSRVALMADLSSMRLPLGRGIAGWVAERGESARVARAADDPRFSSQVDEKTGFLTEAVLAVPIREEPAAPVRGVLQILNRKGGGPFDEDDERTLTVLARELGRALAMTTLRARDAAARGVTLRGPINRIVGTSPALLRVYEKVALAAKTPAHVLLRGETGTGKGLFARAIHANSARQARPFVVVDCTTLPPTLVESELFGHERGAFTGADRRVLGKVEQASGGTLFLDEIGDLTLESQGKLLRFLQENAYERVGGRETLRTDARIVAATHRDLERLVAEGRFRQDLYYRIRVVEIEMPPLRDRGRDETVELGRHFAETFARVYERPRPVFDPAFEAWLGTHTFPGNVRELEHAVESAVALSPDGVLRLPDEPRRDGAREASSATGAEAHVALAQGLRLDEVSRRYAEATLARVGGNKSEAARHLGVSRNTLARLLEAKKTK
- a CDS encoding MBL fold metallo-hydrolase produces the protein MDVTFFGVRGSIASPGAETARVGGNTSTIEVRCGDRRIVLDAGTGLRALGQRMLAAGDERKLTLLLSHYHWDHIQGLPFFTPIYMPGTEIEVVGQKSGLLGVRDALELQMGAPVFPVRFGDLPSRIVPREVRPREQFDVGEARVRVARGNHPGGVLAYRIDFGGASLVYATDTEHYACLDPELFALAEGATMLVYDAQYTEAEYRAKVGWGHSTNVAAAELARASGVEQLVLFHHDPTRDDAGVAAMEAETQGLFAATVAAREGATFRLGRGGSPRKLVA
- a CDS encoding response regulator, coding for MKVLLADDSPVARYALLRELRKAGIEPACVGSVAEALAIDGTGLSCALLDLDLGDDKGTVVAEHLRKGQPDVPIAFFTSSRETVEAAAFGPVFTKPDELDRAIDWVRARLERA